The following are from one region of the Nicotiana tabacum cultivar K326 chromosome 3, ASM71507v2, whole genome shotgun sequence genome:
- the LOC142179355 gene encoding putative receptor-like protein kinase At5g20050 encodes MEDKKAYSIAISLVILLIIGVVIARITLKLTETFFLICGADVAAIVAVFAFVIIRRKFNSRRELLVKQLDSDGRELRIEYSFLRKVAGVPTRFRLKELEEATDNFGSLVGRGSSACVFKGILSDGAAVAVKRIEGEERGDKEFKSEVAAIASVQHVNLVRLLGYCSVPPSGPRFLVYEYVVNGSLDNWLFPRRKIRDRPSGCLSWDLRCRVALDVAKALSYMHHDCRSCILHLDIKPENILLDENHRALLSDFGLSKLMGKDESRVVTTIRGTRGYLAPEWLLENGISEKSDVYSYGMVLLELIGGRRNIRAVDQHGKNYPDKSKAKKFIYFPRIVSEKLAQEKIMDVVDERLVDEVVAGGEVTEIQVKRLACVALWCIQERPRLRPTMARVVEMLEGRLPVDAPAQTTMPIADLLGNDEDLDHRPRQPAVNLSSDSTYSFTMSVLSGR; translated from the coding sequence ATGGAGGACAAGAAAGCTTATTCCATAGCCATTTCATTGGTGATTCTGTTGATCATAGGCGTTGTTATTGCTCGGATAACGCTTAAACTTACAGAAACGTTTTTCCTCATATGTGGAGCTGATGTTGCAGCCATTGTTGCTGTCTTTGCTTTTGTTATAATCCGAAGGAAGTTCAACAGCAGGAGGGAATTATTAGTAAAGCAACTCGATTCAGATGGACGCGAGTTGAGGATAGAGTATAGTTTTCTTAGGAAAGTTGCAGGGGTTCCAACAAGATTCAGATTGAAAGAGCTGGAAGAAGCAACCGATAACTTTGGTTCGTTAGTAGGCCGTGGATCATCGGCTTGTGTTTTCAAGGGCATCCTCAGTGATGGTGCAGCAGTAGCAGTGAAAAGGATTGAAGGAGAGGAGCGAGGCGATAAGGAATTTAAATCAGAAGTTGCAGCCATTGCTAGTGTCCAACATGTTAACCTGGTACGCCTATTAGGGTACTGTAGTGTTCCCCCCTCGGGGCCTCGTTTCTTGGTTTATGAATATGTTGTTAATGGATCACTTGATAATTGGCTTTTCCCTCGAAGGAAAATCCGAGATCGTCCAAGTGGATGCTTGTCATGGGATTTAAGATGCAGAGTTGCCTTAGATGTGGCTAAGGCACTTTCTTATATGCATCATGATTGTAGATCATGTATTTTACATCTTGATATCAAGCCTGAGAATATTCTTCTTGATGAAAATCACCGTGCCCTTCTCTCAGATTTCGGGCTATCAAAGTTAATGGGGAAAGACGAGAGTAGAGTTGTCACAACCATCAGGGGAACACGAGGCTACTTAGCCCCGGAGTGGCTTTTGGAGAACGGGATTTCTGAAAAAAGTGATGTTTATAGTTATGGAATGGTACTTTTGGAATTGATTGGTGGGAGAAGAAATATTCGAGCTGTTGATCAACATGGAAAAAATTATCCGGACAAGTCAAAGGCGAAGAAATTCATCTACTTTCCCAGGATTGTGAGTGAGAAACTGGCACAAGAGAAAATCATGGATGTTGTGGATGAGAGGCTCGTTGATGAGGTTGTTGCAGGAGGAGAAGTCACGGAAATACAAGTGAAAAGATTGGCGTGTGTGGCGTTGTGGTGCATCCAAGAAAGGCCTCGGCTTAGGCCAACCATGGCACGAGTCGTGGAAATGTTGGAAGGGCGTTTGCCAGTAGACGCGCCTGCACAGACGACAATGCCAATCGCTGATCTATTAGGAAACGACGAAGATCTTGATCATCGTCCCCGGCAGCCTGCTGTTAACCTTTCTTCTGATTCCACTTACTCTTTTACAATGTCTGTTCTCTCAGGAAGGTAG